In the genome of Microcoleus vaginatus PCC 9802, the window CAATTTTGCGATCGGCTTTGGCATTGCCGCCGCAAGTTGGCAGATTGAAGAGGAAGTGGCTGTGTTAGGATATTTGTACAGTTGGGCTGCTAATTTGGCGAGTGCAGGCGTGAAACTGATTCCCCTCGGTCAAACAGTCGGTCAACAGTTACTGTTAGATTTGCAGTCTCAAATTAGCTGCACGGCGCAAGAAGTTTTACACTTAGAAGATGATGACCTTGGTAGTTGCAGTTGGGGGTTAGCCCTAGCTAGTATGGCGCACGAAACTCAGTACACTCGGTTATTTCGGAGTTGAAAATCAGAAAATCTAAAATCTAAAATCTAAAATCGCTATGGGTGCTTTTCGTGTAGGAATTGCTGGGCCGGTTGGTTCAGGGAAAACTGCTTTACTTGATGCTTTGTGCAAGGCGCTGCGGCAGCAATACCAGATTGCGGTTGTTACTAATGATATCTATACTCAGGAAGATGCACAGTTTTTGGTTCGGAGTCAAGCTTTGGACAGCGATCGCATTTTGGGCGTAGAAACGGGAGGCTGTCCCCACACAGCCATCCGCGAAGATGCTTCCATTAACTTAGTAGCTATAGAAGAGTTAGAACAAAAATTCACTGAGTTAGATTTAGTGTTTGTTGAAAGCGGTGGCGATAATTTGGCGGCAACATTTAGCCCGGAGTTAGTAGATTTAACAATTTACGTAATCGATGTCGCTGCCGGCGATAAAATTCCGCGCAAAGGCGGGCCAGGAATTACTAAATCAGATTTATTAGTAATAAATAAAACAGACCTCGCACCTTATGTAGGAGCAGATTTAGGCGTGATGGAACGGGATACGAAAAAAATGCGAGGCGATAAACCTTTTGTTTTTACTAACTTGAAGACCAAAGAAGGATTAGAATCAGTAGTTAAATTCATCCACTCCCATATTATGTAAAACATTAGCCTTCATCTGGGTTTATCAAGGTTTATCTGCCTTCATCTGCGGTTAAAACTCCTAAAAACTATCACCGCACCACCAATTCCCTCACCAAATTAGCCAAACGTTCTGTACTGTCTGTCACCGCTAATTGAGCAGCAGCTTTAGACATTTTTTCCAAATATTCGGAATCTCTTAACAAATACAACACTTTGCTTTGCAACACATCTGCTGTCAGTTCGCTTTGACGGAATACCACGGCGGCGCCGGCTTTAGCAAATACTTCCGCATTAAATCTTTGGTGGTCGTCAGCGGCGTGAGGAAAAGGAATTAAAATAGAAGGTACTCCCGTCACTGCTAATTCTGTCAGAGCACTGGCGCCCGATCGACTAATTGCTAAATTTGCTCGCTGCAACAAACTCGCCACATTGTCGTAAAAGGGCATCGACAAATATTGCTCATGTTTCAAACTCTCAGCATCCGGGTCATTATTTCCGGTGAGGTGAACCACCCAAGCACCCGCATCAAACCAAGCCGGAGCACACTCGCGCACTAACTTATTGACTGCGACAGCACCTTGAGAGCCACCCATGACTAAAATTACAGGTACACTGTCAGGAATTGGCAAATTTAGAGGTTGGCGGGCGAGGAATTGCGATCGCACCGGTGTACCAGCAACCACGGTTTTCGCGCGGGGTAAATGCTGGGCTGCGGCTTCAAATCCGATCGCCACAGCAGTGCACAAAGGACTAAACCAGCGTGTCACCTTTCCGGGAATTGCATTAGATTCATGGAGAATTACCGGCAAACCCAAAGAACGGGCCGCTAGAATTGCCGGTGCTGCGATGTAACCGCCGGTAGTAAAGACTCCCTGAAAATTTCCCGCTTTGAGCAACTTCCGCACCTGAAGGATCGAGCCGGCGAGTCCGCCCAAAATTCGCAGTGTACCGAGTCCCAATCCCTGCTGAAAGCCTTCAACGGCAATCGTGTGGAGGGGGTAAAGGGATGAAACTAACTGGGTTTCCATGCGGTCTGGGACTCCTAGCCATTCGATCTGACAGTCGTTCAACTGCCCAGCGGTGGCGATCGCGGGAAATAAATGTCCACCAGTGCCGCTAGCTGCAACCAACAACCGGAGGGGGGCTTTTGTCAAGGTATTTGTTTCTTTTTTTACAAGTACAAGTTCCACAGGTCGATCAATTTTCTATTTGAGGTTTTAGATTATTATGCTTATTATTCCGGCAGTTTCAGCCAATTTTGAATCAGCCATCTAAAATTAGATTGTGCCGTGTCCCTGCTTCCGTTGTCAGTTTTCGTTGCAGGCGAACAGTTGCCCAAGCTACGACCCCTGACAAATAACCAAATTATCATCTAATGCGTAATTTTTTGAATTTAGTGCCAAGTGCATCTCAGTATTTTTCCAGCCGTCGGGACAAAAAACCCGATCGGGCGATCGTTTTTGGCTTTAACTGCGGGCAGTCGATCGCTCAAATGTTGTTATGTTTAACAGTGGTAAGTGCTGGCGTGCTGCATCCTAGTGCGGCAAGAGCGATCGGTGCGATCGCGGCGACTCCCCGAACGATCGCCCAAACCCCTGCAAATGCGCCTGCCCCACTCACAAAAGTGCTAACAGAAATTGACGCAGCGGCCAACCGGCGTGATGTCAAAGCAGTCATGGCATTTTACAGCCCGAGTTTCACTCATTCTGACGGCTTAAACAGCCAAAGCATGGAAAAAGCCCTCACCCAACTCTGGGCTCGATATCCGAGTTTAAATTACCGCACCGAGCTCAAATCTTGGAAAACCGAAGGTAACGCGATTCTCGCAGAAACCATAACTACAATAGCGGGCACTCAAAAAAAGGATGGCAGAGAATTAAATCTCAAAGCTACAATCCGTTCCCAACAGCGTTTTGAAGGTGAAAAGATAGTTAAGCAAGAAATTTTAGCCGAACAAACTCAGCTTAGTTCTGGTCAAAATCCTCCCACAATTCAAGTGAATTTTCCGGATCAAGTTAAGGTGGGCGAAGAGTACCATTTTGATGCCATTGTTCGAGAGCCGATCGGCGATGATATTTTAATAGGGACTGTTTTGGAGGAACCCATTACCGAAAAAACATTTTTTAATCCCTCAGAAGTCGAGCTGGAGTTGCTAAATTCCGGGGGGATTTTTAAAGTAGGTAAAGCTCCGGCTACGCCGGAAAATCGGTGGGTTTCAGCAGTTTTGATGCGACAAGGTGGAATTGCAACAGTTAGTGTGCGATTGCGGGTGGTCAAATAATAAAATAGGTGTTATGGGTTATTTGGGTAATTTCTGTAGTGGCGGTTTAAGTAAAATCTCTAATAAAAAAGAGAGAACCAGCTAAACCTGCCTCTACAATAATTATGGTTAATTGACCCGACTTAATCTTATACCAAGTTAAAAAATCCTCTTTCCTCTTCCCTCTTCCTTCTGATTATTAAAAATGATTTCTATCCAAAACCAAATTGTTTTCATTACAGGTGCCAGTAGCGGTATCGGAGCAGCCTGTGCCAAGATCTTCGCCAAAGGAGGAGCAAAACTAATTTTAGCAGCCCGCCGCCTTGAAAAGCTGGAGCGACTGGCAAACGAACTTGTAGAAACAAAATCGATCGCATCGGCGAACGAGATTTATTTGCTCGAATTGGACGTGCGCGATCGCCCGCAAGTGGAATCGGCGATAACTGCGCTTCCCGATGCCTGGAAAAGCATCGATATTCTGATTAACAATGCGGGATTGAGCCGTGGTTTAGACAAACTGCACGAAGGCAACTTTCAAGATTGGGAAGAAATGATTGATACCAATGTTAAAGGCTTGCTTTACATGACTCGCGCGATCGTGCCGGGAATGGTAAGCCGAGACCGCGGCCACGTAGTGAATATCGGCTCCATAGCAGGCCGCCAAGCTTATCCGAAAGGTAATGTTTATTGCGCTTCCAAAGCAGCAGTGAGAGCTATTTCCGAAGGGTTGAAACAAGACCTTTTGGGAACACCCGTGCGGGTGACGGAAATAGAGCCGGGTTTGGTGGAAACAGAATTTAGCAATGTCCGGTTTCACGGCGATGCAGAAAAAGCCAAAAATGTCTATCAAGGATTGACACCGCTGACTGCGGACGATGTAGCCGATGTCGTGTATTTTTGCGCGACGCGATCGCCCCACGTCAATATTAGCGAAGTCTTGCTAGTTCCGACAGACCAAGCTAGTGCAACTCTGGTTCACCGAAAAGAGTTGTGAGTTTTTAGTGGTAAGTGTCCGGATTGCGCTGGAATTCTCAGGAAGCTTAATTGGTAGATGCACCCTGATTAATTAACTCCCGACCAATTTTGGTTCGGGGTTTTTTTTTGCGCTCACGCGCCCTCGCCACAAATTCTCCTAAATTCGGCCAAAGTGTCCTGAAAGAGCTGCTGTGAGACGGGAGACTAAATTAGTAGATGCACCCTGATTAATTAACTCCCGACCAATTTTGGCCGGGTTTTTTTTTGCGATCACGCGCCCTCGCCACAAATTATCGCAAATTCTGCCAAAGTGTCCTGAAAGAGGTGTTTTGAGGCGGGAGATTAAATTAGTAGATGCACCCTGATTAATTAACTCCCGACCAATTTTGGCCGGGTTTTTTTTTGCGATCACGCGCCCTCGCCACAAATTATCGCAAATTCTGCCAAAGTGTCCTGAAAGAGGTGTTTTGAGGCGGGAGATTAAATTAGTAGATGCACCCTGATTAAATAACTCCCGACCAATTTTGGTTTGGGGTTTTTTTTTGCGGTATCGACGGTGATGCTGAAAAAGTTTGAGGTTGTCCGGATTGCGCCTCGAATTCTCAGGAAGCTTAATTGGTAGATGCACCCTGATTAATTAACTCCCGACCAATTTTGGTTTGGGGTTTTTTTTTGCGGTATCAAGGGTGATGCTGAAAAAGTTTGAGGTTATCCGGATTGCGCTCGAATTCTCAGGAAGCTTAATTGGTAGATGCACCCTGATTAATCAACTCCCGACCAATTTTGGCCGGGTTTTTTTTTTGATATCGCCACCCAAACCACAAATTTTCGCAAATTGTCCCAAACTGCCCGGAACAGGTGCACCTCGAACCGGAGACTAAATTAGTAGATGCACCCTGATTAATTAACTCCCGACCAATTTTGGCCGGGTTTTTTTTTGCCATCGCCACCCAAACCACAAATTTTCGCAAATTGTCCCAAACTGTCCGGAACAGGTACACCTTGAACCGGAGACTAAATTAGTAGATGCACCCTGATTAATTAACTCCCGACCAATTTTGGCCGGGTTTTTTTTTTGATCTCGCACGCCGTCGCCACAAATTTCCGCAAAGTCTACCAAAGTGTCCTGAAAGAGGTGGTGTGAAGCCGGAGACTAAATTAGTAGATGCACCCTGATTAATTAACTCCCGACCAATTTTGGTTTGGGGTTTTTTTTTGCCGATCGCACGCCGTCGCCGCCAATTTTCGCAAATTCTGCCAAAGTGTCCTGAAAGAGGTGTTTTGAGGCGGGAGATTAAATTAGTAGATGCACCCTGATTAATAAACCCCAGCCAATTTTGGCCGGGGTTTTTTTTGCTCAAAAGCTGCATTAACCAATTAGGCTAATTCGCCTCAAAAGACTGCACCTCAAGAACCGGGCCGATCATAGCAAAAGTCATCACATCCTTACGCACTTCACCTTTAACACTGACTTTCAAACCAGCTTTTTTCAAATCAGAAGGAGCATCCTTAAGTTCGTAAGTTTCCCCATCTTCGCCGACCAAAGCCCAAGTACCGGGACCCAATCCTTTGCGTTCAATTACACCTTTGACAGTAATACTCATGCCGATCGCACCTCTGTTTTAATTGCTAAACGCGCCAGTCCGAAACACAGTAAAGCATTGACAATCAAAAATGTTTGTGATACCAAACCTGTGCCCAATCCCCAGACTGTGGGAGACACAAAAGCATTCACCGCTAAACTGCTGGCAAAACCGATCGAAATTGCGATCGCGATCCACTTCCACTGTTGATGTCCCAACAGCAAAGCAATCAAAATCCCAGGAATCAAAACGCTAGCAAAAAAGGGATTCAGCATACTGCTGCCATTAATTGCACCGCCGAGTTCGGGAATAGAACTGCCCATCACCCGCATCGGCCACTGTGGCAAGTCAAATACAAACAAGTTCCGCAGGAAAAAGAACCCAGAACTCCCAGCCATCAAGCCGCCGGAAAAGCCCCAAGTCCACTGGAACGGAAAATAATTCCGCAAAAAGAAAGCCAGCAGGTAAGAACCGAGCACCATTGCAATTTTAGGCAACAGGGCGACTGCACCGCCGTCAATCCAAAAGCGGGGGTTGAGATAGCCGTTATCGCGCAGCCAGCGGAAGAAATCGCGGAAGTTGATTTGTCCGCGCTGGGCTAGCTGAACTGCTGCGGCTGCGTCTAGGTGTCCTGAACCAAAATGGTTTAACGGATCTTCAGTGACAGTTCGCGAGGACTGCAAGAGTACGCTGCGAATTTCGTCTGGTTCTGTGATGCCGGAAGCCTTGACAAGGGCTGCAACGGCTGCAACGTGGGGAGAAGCCATGCTAGTGCCTTGGTAGCCTTCAAAGACTTCGGCGCCTGTTTCCGGGTCGATCGTACTTTGCAGGATCTTGCCCATTTCAGAACCGCCGGGGGCTGCAATGTCAACCCCTGCGCCGAAATTCGAGTAAGTGGCTTTTTCGTCGTCGGGGCCCAGGGCCGAAACGCCGATGACGTGGGGATAGCGGGCGGGATAGGAAGCGGAACTGTCGCCGGAGTTGCCGGCGGCTGCGATGACGACAACGCCTTTAGAGTGCGCGTAGTCGATCGCCTCTTCCATTAACTGACTTTCGCCGCCACCGCCTAAACTCATGTTGATGACATCTGCGCCGTTGTCAGCAGCAAATTTAATTGCTTCGGCGATGTCGGAAACCGTGCCGCCACCGCTGCCGCTTAACACTTTTAGCGGCATTAAAGCTGCTTCGTAGGCAATGCCCGCAACGCCGTAATTGTTGTTAGTTGATTGGGCGACTGTACCGGCGACGTGAGTACCGTGGCCGTTGTCATCGTAGGCTTCGGCGCGATCGTTTACAAAGTCGTAGCCCGGTACAAATTTGGTTTCTTTTAAGTCAGCGACTGGAGTAATACCCGTGTCAATTATCGCTACTGTTGTGCCGCTGCCTTTGGTTTCGTTCCAGGCAGATTCTACGTTGATACTGCGGAGATTCCACTGCTTGGTATACATGGGGTCGTTGGGAATCTCGAAAGCGCTGTAGACGTAGTTCGGTTCAATGTATTCGGTATCTTTAGCCAAATTTGATTTTCTCAGGGCGTTTAGCAAAGTGCGATCGCCCTTAACTACATATACATTGTCGCCCCCTGAGAATTCGCTGTTGAGTTGCGGTGCGATTTGGTACTGTTGGGCGATCGCATTTACTTCTTTCGCAATCTCAGCAGCACCCAAATCTTCGCGGAAATCAAGCACAATCGAGTCGTAAGTGCCTTGAGTAGCAAGTCCTGGGAAATTAGAAATCGCCCAGCCGAGCCCGATTAAAAATAAGCACAGAAGGAAAAACTTTTTCATTGCCGATCGTCCGTTTAGGGAAGGCGTGTTCACCACAATAACCCAATTTTCACCGCCAGCGCCAGTTTTCCTTGCTGTGGCTTGTGGATATCTCGCACGCGGGCGTTTGGTAGTTTTCGGCGGTGGCTGTTGCTCGAACAAAAATTGCTCTAATTTCTCGTTTAAATTGCAGAGCAAGTTGTAGGAGTTCAATTAATTGTATCATGAGAGAAGATGACCAACAGAACAAGCGAGTATTTTCAACAAGGGTATTGCATGGAAAGAGGTTTAATGTGGCTGCCGCTGCTGGCAATTTTTATTTCTCTGGCTTGGGCTGGATGGAACGAGTATCAAAAGCTTGAAGCCTATCGTGTCTGGGCCGAACAATTCGCTAAAGCCAAGTACGATATTTATGCTGTACTCGGTCAGCAAGAAGACAGTTTAACGTGGGGAAAACCTACTCGCAGCGGGCCGATAAATTTGCAAACTTTTTCTTTAAAAGACGTGGAGTCGCTGCGGTTGTTA includes:
- the ureG gene encoding urease accessory protein UreG, whose amino-acid sequence is MGAFRVGIAGPVGSGKTALLDALCKALRQQYQIAVVTNDIYTQEDAQFLVRSQALDSDRILGVETGGCPHTAIREDASINLVAIEELEQKFTELDLVFVESGGDNLAATFSPELVDLTIYVIDVAAGDKIPRKGGPGITKSDLLVINKTDLAPYVGADLGVMERDTKKMRGDKPFVFTNLKTKEGLESVVKFIHSHIM
- a CDS encoding peptidase S8 — protein: MKKFFLLCLFLIGLGWAISNFPGLATQGTYDSIVLDFREDLGAAEIAKEVNAIAQQYQIAPQLNSEFSGGDNVYVVKGDRTLLNALRKSNLAKDTEYIEPNYVYSAFEIPNDPMYTKQWNLRSINVESAWNETKGSGTTVAIIDTGITPVADLKETKFVPGYDFVNDRAEAYDDNGHGTHVAGTVAQSTNNNYGVAGIAYEAALMPLKVLSGSGGGTVSDIAEAIKFAADNGADVINMSLGGGGESQLMEEAIDYAHSKGVVVIAAAGNSGDSSASYPARYPHVIGVSALGPDDEKATYSNFGAGVDIAAPGGSEMGKILQSTIDPETGAEVFEGYQGTSMASPHVAAVAALVKASGITEPDEIRSVLLQSSRTVTEDPLNHFGSGHLDAAAAVQLAQRGQINFRDFFRWLRDNGYLNPRFWIDGGAVALLPKIAMVLGSYLLAFFLRNYFPFQWTWGFSGGLMAGSSGFFFLRNLFVFDLPQWPMRVMGSSIPELGGAINGSSMLNPFFASVLIPGILIALLLGHQQWKWIAIAISIGFASSLAVNAFVSPTVWGLGTGLVSQTFLIVNALLCFGLARLAIKTEVRSA
- a CDS encoding nuclear transport factor 2 family protein, with amino-acid sequence MRNFLNLVPSASQYFSSRRDKKPDRAIVFGFNCGQSIAQMLLCLTVVSAGVLHPSAARAIGAIAATPRTIAQTPANAPAPLTKVLTEIDAAANRRDVKAVMAFYSPSFTHSDGLNSQSMEKALTQLWARYPSLNYRTELKSWKTEGNAILAETITTIAGTQKKDGRELNLKATIRSQQRFEGEKIVKQEILAEQTQLSSGQNPPTIQVNFPDQVKVGEEYHFDAIVREPIGDDILIGTVLEEPITEKTFFNPSEVELELLNSGGIFKVGKAPATPENRWVSAVLMRQGGIATVSVRLRVVK
- a CDS encoding SDR family oxidoreductase, translated to MISIQNQIVFITGASSGIGAACAKIFAKGGAKLILAARRLEKLERLANELVETKSIASANEIYLLELDVRDRPQVESAITALPDAWKSIDILINNAGLSRGLDKLHEGNFQDWEEMIDTNVKGLLYMTRAIVPGMVSRDRGHVVNIGSIAGRQAYPKGNVYCASKAAVRAISEGLKQDLLGTPVRVTEIEPGLVETEFSNVRFHGDAEKAKNVYQGLTPLTADDVADVVYFCATRSPHVNISEVLLVPTDQASATLVHRKEL
- the murG gene encoding undecaprenyldiphospho-muramoylpentapeptide beta-N-acetylglucosaminyltransferase; protein product: MTKAPLRLLVAASGTGGHLFPAIATAGQLNDCQIEWLGVPDRMETQLVSSLYPLHTIAVEGFQQGLGLGTLRILGGLAGSILQVRKLLKAGNFQGVFTTGGYIAAPAILAARSLGLPVILHESNAIPGKVTRWFSPLCTAVAIGFEAAAQHLPRAKTVVAGTPVRSQFLARQPLNLPIPDSVPVILVMGGSQGAVAVNKLVRECAPAWFDAGAWVVHLTGNNDPDAESLKHEQYLSMPFYDNVASLLQRANLAISRSGASALTELAVTGVPSILIPFPHAADDHQRFNAEVFAKAGAAVVFRQSELTADVLQSKVLYLLRDSEYLEKMSKAAAQLAVTDSTERLANLVRELVVR